The genome window ttctttctctccccaggtAGTAACAAGCAGTTTGGAGTGGACATTGCCAGGGTTGAATGTCTGTCACTGGGTTGAAGAAGGCCAGTAATGAGGTCCACTAGGGGGTATGGGCACCGCAAGCACCATGGTAGCGGGGTGCCATGGCAACGCTGTCACAATGTGCCTCGACAACAGTGCCACGTATTCAGTTTGTCCCCGAGGATATCTCTACCTCCCCTCACCTATCACAGCTGCAAATGGCACTGAACACAGATCTACGAGGACAATGTTACAGCAAATGAACTTCCAGATGCCCCTTATCTGTCTTTTTGAGGCAAACGGCTTAAGCCCAACAAGGGGGGGAAACATGAATACgccagacaggagagatggGTCCTCTGCCTCGGTCTGTCTGCCCTCAACAGTATGAGCTCCTGGGGCCAGTATTAATAGCATCTGGAGGGCTTGTATGAGGAAATCAGGTTGCCTTCCCGTAAATATTGCATGATTTCCCTGGAGTGGCCCTGGAATgccggagaggaggaggaggaggaggcagatgaGAACAGAGATGAAGAGGTCCCAGTAGTAAAGGAGAGGGTGCATATTTTGGGGGCAGTTTGAATATTGGTGTCAATGTGGACCACTGGGTTTCTGAGGTTTCTAATGATGCAGTCATTATATACACGTTTACAGGCAGTGAAGTCATACCATGGGGATTTGCCTCAAGGAAACTGGAGTCTGTAAGTCTTGTCTGAGCCAGGGTAGAACTGTGACTTTAATTGAAATGCCGTTGGTCCAGGGCAGTGAGAGGAGCACAGAGAAGGGAAGAAAAGTCATGTTttcctctgtatctctgtcGCCACACATTCCTTAATGTTTCCCAGTCCAACCCAATGACTTGCTGTTTCTCTGAGAACTGTGGCATGCCGAAGGAAGTCAATTCTCTTGAGCATTTCCGCATGGTTGAGGTCACCTTCCTTGTTGTGCTTCAAGAATGTACGAgaagtgtgtgcgcatgtgcacTGGCGTTTCCGCATTTCCACGTGTTTGTTTTGACATCGCCCTCGTTCCTCATTGTAGGCTAATTCAAGTGCTTCTTTGTTTTTTAGCATTGTTGCAAAGGTGAGGGTGGGGATTTGAGAGAACTGAACTGCCGTCTTATgacccctgctggacagaggctctccccatccctccccatccctccccgtACGCTTAGTACAGACCAGTAGTTCTGGCTTTCTCTGCAAGACGAATCTTTCTACCTCGGCTCAAAGCATACATGAGACAGGGAGGCCATTGTGAGGGGAATGACGCGGTGCGGAATGCAGGTCTGTGATGTGTGATCAGTTGATCTACTGAGTGGCAACACTCAGCAGGTTAGGCCATCCAGAGACGTCCTCCCCGGTATGCATGGAGCGCCCTTGCTTTGTGTTCCTGTCTGCAGCTCCAGCCCAGGTATGCCTGGGCGCGGTCCTGacccgtggtgtgtgtgtgtgcgtgctcaggTCCCGTGGTGTATGTTCTGGACCTGGCTGACAGGCTCATCTCCAAGGCCTGCCCCTTCGCCGCCGCCGGCATCATGGTGGGCTCCATCTACTGGACAGCTGTCACGTACGGGGCGGTCACTGTCATGCAGGTCAGACcacagcctctcacacacacacacacacacactcacacctgagGTTTTGACCCCCTTCAGTCAGCCTCTCTGTCATCCTGTCTGGCATCCAATACCAGTTCCTGTCTACATTTGAACTGAAGGAGTGGGTGAATTTAAGGgccgtcctccccctcctctcccttcccctcctagGTGGTGGGCCACAAGGAAGGTCTGGATGTGATGGAGCGGGCGGACCCCCTGTTTCTGCTCATCGGCCTGCCCACCATCCCCGTCATGCTGATCCTAGGCAAGATGATCCGCTGGGAGGACTACGTGCTGCGCCTCTGGAGGAAGTACTCCAACAAGCTGCAGATCCTGGACAGGATCTTCCCAGGTCAGGACGCACCTTCACTCTGCCACCGGGAGCTCTGGGACACTGCCCACCCTGATGAGACCGCCGGGCGTTTCAGGGTCGGGACTATGTTTGAAAGCAGGATGGGATATGAGATATCCTTTAGGGGGAGCGCAGCTGTGATATTGTGGCGACGTTACATGAATGTTGCACCTGACCCCGCTGggtcaacgtgtgtgtgtgtgtgtgtgtgtgtggatggacaTCGGAGCAGGCTGGGGTGGTCTGCTGGCACTGGTGTGAAGGCTGGGAGGTCCGTTAGGGTTTTTCCACTGAGCTCATCATTAAAGCTAGTGATTGACGCTGGGGGGGAAACCagacccccagcctcagcccgaCCCTGCTGCAGCCTACTGGCTGTGCAGGCTCAGCTTGCGAGAGCAGgtgtgctcctccacccccactggCCTGCcagctagacacacacatgcacacacacaaacacacactggcacagatAGAGTAGTCgactgaatatatatatttttttgtatcaCTTTACAGACTTGTCATGGCCTGATgacaaaactaaataaaaacaGGAACAAAGCCACTCACACTaaagccctcctcctccaccccatccAGGGATTGGCTGTCCGGTGCCCCGAATCCCCGCGGAGGCCAGCCCCCTGGCGGACCACGTGTCGGCCACTAGGATCCTGTGTGGCGCCCTGGTCTTCCCCACCATCGCCACCATCGTTGGCAAGCTGATGTTCAGCAGCGTCAACTCGAACCTGCAGAGGACCATCCTGGTGAGGATGACACCACCGTACCCCTGTGTGCCAGTaggatgtgcctgtgtgtgcccccctcccccatcactgCCCAATTTTAATCTTTGTCATCTTTAAGGCCACCCTTTACTTTCCCTCATGTGAACCCTGAACCTTTCActttctcacagacacacacacacacacctgaatgaGTGCTGACAGCCAGGTAACCAGAGAGGTATGACCTGTGTCAAATGACCTGCTCTGGACACTGGACattctgtcttctctcttccACAATtcgcagacagacatacagtcaCGCAggaacgtgcacacacacacacatccatttgCATTATCCCCATACCCCATTCTCCCACTCATACTAGCCAACAGTGAGGTAAAGTAGCCAACAGTGAGGTAAACTAGCGAACAGTGAGGTAAACTAGCCAACAGTGAGGTAAAGTAGCCAACAGTGAGGTAAAGTAGCCAACAGTGAGGTAAAGTAGCCAACAGTGAGGTAAAGTAGCCAACAGTGAGGTAAAGTAGCCAACAGTGAGGTAAAGTAGCCAACAGTGAGGTAAAGTAGCCAACAGTGAGGTAAAGTAGCCAACAGTGAGGTAAACTAGCCAGGAGAGGTAGGCTGTGTTGTTCTCAGGGGCTTATAGTATCCACCTCAGCTAAAGACAACATCAATGTAAAAACCCCTACTCCTTGTATTTGAATTGACTGAACTACTTGTGAAGAGTACTAACCGctaatgtgcatgtgtgtgttttacctgcaGGGAGGTATTGCCTTTGTGGCCATTAAGGGGGCGTTTAAGGTGTACTTCAAGCAGCAGCAGTACCTGAGGCAAGCCCATCGTAAGATCCTCAACTTCCCCGACCAGGAGGAGGCTTGAGGAGGAGGGGCTCTGGCTGGCAGGGGGAGCACATGACAGTGAACTATTGAGTAGGAAGACTGGACCATGGGCTAGGTGGTACCCTCTACcccccacagcctccacacagcctcccctcaATTCTGCTCTGTGGACTCTTCAATCCACGCTGCCGCCAACAATCTCATTACTgtgctgttgttttttttttttttttttttttttttataaaactctcaaagcttcacaaggagTAAACAGACGGACTATGAAGACTTTATcttaagaatgtgtgtgtgcagcgttgCGCTCATTGACAAAACACACTCTCATGCACACAAGCTTTCATTTCCCTTGAATGTGATGTTGTTTTGTCACTGCAGTGGTGGAGTGGCAAGTTCGGAGCGGTTGTATTTTAAGAGGCAATTTAATATGTGGCACGTGTAATTTAGAAAGTTTTGTAGTTATCAAAGATTGTTTTATAATGTACATTTTTGCCGTTTTGAAATTACCTTTGCCAATGTAAAGGGTGTTATTTTCAGGAATAGTGTTTTCTTGTatgtatgaaatgtattttctttttttttttttcaagtcaTTAATAATTATAAAAATGTCACTTAAGGATAATTGAAATGGGTTGAAATCACAGTGAACCATATAGCTCAAAGCTCTCATAACCTGACTCTTTACTTCCTCTAGAATAGTCCTATAATACATCATACGTCATATATAATAAGTATCAATACTTAATCACTTACTAAAGTGCAAACCTGATAAGTAAAAAGGTGTAAGTAAACTGTATCATGTTGAAATATTAATGAGGAGGGTCttttttcacacaatatgccTTGAAGTGTCTCTTTAGCTTTATATCTCATTTTGTTGACATGTCCCTTTTAATACTCTTTATAATACCTCAGTAGTCCCTTATTACAGACGGCTCACTGGCTTTTGTCCTATAAATCACCCTTATGGCTGTGTCaagtgtgtctgtcagtctaaTCAGGAGCTCTGAGAGGCTGCATGGAGGTCTGCATTGGTACTTGGTGGTGGAAGACATGCTTCTGAGGAAAGAAAACAGAAAGCTTGGTAGCACTGACATCAGCTCCATAACCCTTCATAGATTGTGAAGGTCTTGGGTGTTACGACTCCTTTGAAAACCTAGTCCACTCATGAGGCGTTGCCTTTTTATTCAAGATATAAAGACTTTAGTAGAGGATATGTTGTCCAGATGATGACATTTTGGTTTAAGGACTCTGTATGAGATGTCACCTGGTGAACACTAACGTTTGTGCGTCATTCATCTCACCTTAACTGACATTCACTTTAACAACTCACATGTTCAGTGATATACTGTAGTACTGCCTCTTTATAGTTATTCCTGAATTTGAAAGGCTTGCCATAAACCAACAAACCACTTGAATATCTATTGTGCACATCTCTAAGCTGTGCCTGGTAGACAGATGAACTAGTCCAAAGGTCTGCAAATAGGATCAGCTTGGCTTCTCAACTACACAAACCCATGAAAGAAAGTCAAGTATGCCAAAAGAATGACATTGAAGTTGTATAAATGTGTTGTACAGACATTGCTTGGGAATTTACAGTTTCATGGTCGATTgtcaataaatgtattttttcaaaTCTTAATGTGGGTGTACTGTGTTGCACAAATATAGTCCAAGGTTTCAAAATATTGCTATTGCTAGATCTCATGTGATGGGTTTTACCCATTCAACCTCAATGTGTGTCCTTTAAGGTAAATTACTTTCTTGAATGAACGAGTCAATGATGATGGATATTTATGTTCATAGCTCATCCATAGTCATTTATTAATCATAGACACACATGACAAAATAACCATCTATATACTGGGATACATGTGCAGCAAACCCACCCAAACTCAATATGTCAGTTCccaatgaaaagtaaaaaagaaaaaacacaaaacttCCACCCACATCTAGTTATTCCATCTTTGTAGAAAGACAAGACACTGGCTCACCTTCCTGATATGTCATTAACAAGCCTTTCCTGACTAAAAGCATTACCAAGCAATGATGGAGCACTACTGGTTGTAAACCCATTTCCTTCCTAAACCCAAGGTATACTGCCCTCAGGTCAGTATGACATCTCTAcc of Hypomesus transpacificus isolate Combined female chromosome 11, fHypTra1, whole genome shotgun sequence contains these proteins:
- the march5 gene encoding E3 ubiquitin-protein ligase MARCH5 → MAEQNATAMQQNLDRSCWVCFATDEDDRTAEWVRPCRCRGSTKWVHQACLQRWVDEKQRGNSTARVACPQCNAEYLIVFPKLGPVVYVLDLADRLISKACPFAAAGIMVGSIYWTAVTYGAVTVMQVVGHKEGLDVMERADPLFLLIGLPTIPVMLILGKMIRWEDYVLRLWRKYSNKLQILDRIFPGIGCPVPRIPAEASPLADHVSATRILCGALVFPTIATIVGKLMFSSVNSNLQRTILGGIAFVAIKGAFKVYFKQQQYLRQAHRKILNFPDQEEA